CTCTTGACCAAATCAAGTCCATCCATTTTGAAAACCTTAATCCTAAACTTGAAAATACTCAGCTCAAAATTGCTTGCGATGTCTCAAACCCATTTTACGGACCTCAAGGAGCAACTTATACCTTCGCACCTCAAAAAGGAGCTCCGAACACTGGCTTGGCGAAATTAGACAAAGGCATGCAACACTTCGCCGACTTGCTTAAAGAAAAAAATCATGATCTTCAATCTATAAAAGGATCCGGCGCAGGAGGAGGAATAGCAGGAGGTTTATTTGTCATTGGAGGCGAACTGCAAAAAGGCTTTGATTTAATTTCCAAAGCTGTTGATCTTGAAAATGATGTTCATCAAGCGGACTTGGTTTTTACTGGAGAAGGAAAGGTAGATGCCTCATCCGCTAAAGGCAAAGTAATATCGGGCATTGGCAAGCTTTGCCAAAAATACGACAAAACCGCGGTCGCATTAACCGGAAAACTTGAAGATGGGTATGAAGAAATTTTCAATCATGGCATCAGCTCCGCATTTAGCATTCAAAACCAACCAATGTCTCTAAATGATTCATTTCAACAATCAAGTAAGCTTCTGTCTAATGTCAGCGAGAATATTATCAGGCTTTTAAGCAAAAAATAAGGTCATGCTAAAAAACATGACCTTATAACTTAATCGTTATTTTATGTTAAGCACTAACGGCTTCTTTCTCTTTCACTTGCGGCCTCAACAAAAACTTATCATAGAAGAACAAGCACGTCACTGTAAATATCGCTAAAGCAAAAATGATATACGTGATAGACCCTGGGTTATAAGTATCCCATAATGTTTGCGTCAATTGCGCATCAGTCATTCCCATTGACTCGGCTACCTTATTGAAAAACACATCATTTGGCAAGTCTGTAGAAATTTCCAGTCCCTTTTCAGCGGCGAATTTTTGCGTCAGTTTCACTTTATCTGAAAGCACCTCGTATAGGTCTCCTGAAATAAACCCTGCGAAAATATTTCCTACAAAGTGAGGCAAAAACGATGTTCCCATATAAAGGCCTTTTTTCTCATTAGGAGCCAAACTTCCCACGTATTCAGTAAATTTTGGAGAAGAAGCCATTTCACCTATAGAGAAGAAAATGATACCAACAACCACATAATATGGGTTATTCGTTAACATGCTAAATCCAATACCAACACCGCACACCAAAATGCCAGATATCATAGAATTAATCGCTCTCATTCTAGCCACAGCTGAAGAAATTATTAACTGTAGCAAAATAATTGCTAATGAATTCATATTCGTAAACAACTGAAAAGCAACTTGCCCATTTTTATCAGTCATCCATTCCGCTAACCAAGGACTAAAACCTTCAACTGAAGTAATAATCGATCTTGTATCAATCCATTGCACGATAAAGTTAGGAAGCGTATAATAAATCTGATTAAAAACCGTCCAGAAGAATACAAATATCACCAACAAAATTGTCAGTTTAATATCGGACAAAGCCTCAAATATGTTTTTAAAACTTTTGCTGATCAGCTCTCCCAAAGGTTCTTGAGCTGCATTTTCATCTCTTTCCGGCTCTTTAAAGAAAAACAATACCAAAATAATATTAATTGAAATTGATATAGCACTCGCAATAAACATCATCGTCCATCCTCCGTCTCCTTTGATCAAAGACATCGTAGCAATTGGTCCTAGGAAACCTCCAATATTCACAATCATATAGAATATTCCGAAACCAATGGATGAATTTTCCGTCGTCGTAGTCTTCGAAATCGTCGCAGAAATCACAGGCTTAAACAAAGCGGCTCCAAATGCCATAAACCCAAAAGCCATCACAAATGGCCAAAAATCCGTGATATAAGCCATTGAATAATAACCTACACACATAATTGCATATGATGCGATCAAAACCTTCTTGTAACCTATCCGGTCCGCCAGAGTACCTGTAATGATTGGCAAAAAGTATAAAGCTCCAGTAATAATCGAGATAACCCTCGATTTTTCAACTTGCGACCATTCCAAACCACCTTGTGAAACAGGAGTCACCATGTAAACCGCCAAACTGGCGAAAATACCATACCAAGCCCATCTTTCAAATAGCTCCATAACGTTAGCTACCCAAAATGTTCTTGGAAATTTCTTAAAAACGCTCATTTAAATCTTTATTAAAATAGAAAATTCTGAATTGAAATCGAATTACAAAATAATCATTTAAAATCAATAAATCAAAAATTTATCTATGAGCGAACGGTTCAAAAAAACTACTCTTCTATCATACTTTGATCTGTTTTCCTTAACTGAAAAATATCAAAATTCATTGCCTGCAACTCCCTTAACAATTCCTGATAAACTCCTTCATCCATTACTTTTTCTCTAGACAATATCCAAAGGTACTTGTAATCCGGACTCGCCACGGCAGCATAAGCGTAATCTTCCTCATCCAAAGCAACAATCCAATAATCTCCTAAAAACGGCCAAAAGAAACGGACTTTAAGTTTTGAGTTACCCGAATCTTCCACAGGAAAAGCTCTGCCTCGTATACTTTTCCACTTGTTCTTGGAAGCTAAGTAGCATTTATTCTCAACAGTCACATAGCCTTTTTCCATATTCAATGTATATTCGGCTGACACGTTCGAGCAACCTTTTTCAAATCTAGCGGGAAAGGAAGCTATTTCGTACCAAACACCTTGATATTTTTCTAAATCCACATAAGGAACGGTCTCCAAATCTGTCTCTAGCTTCTTTGCTTTCTTGCGAAATGCCACTAAAACAAAACCAGCTAAAAGCAATATTGCCCAACGGATAATTTTCATGTTTTTTACTTTCTCAACAACAAAAACTGGAAAATTGATTGCTCCATTGAATAAAATTATGAAGTTCGAAGAAGATCCGATAAATTGCTCGACTTATCACATACACTAATATGAATCAAGAATTTAACACACTTCGAGAATCCATTCAGGAAATAAATAATGCTTTAGCAACTATCAACAAGCAAGAATTAAAAAATATTGAAACCTGCATATTCTTGGAGAATGAAATAACTCTACTTAAATCCAGCATAATTTTTCGAAAGATTATAGCTTTCATTTCCCAACAACCCAACCTTCAATATCAAGGGCTAATAAACAAGAAAAGAAATTTTCAAAATATTAAGGGACACTCTCAATTTCATGAACTCAAAGAATTAAATATATGCTTAAGAAATTATAATGGCATAGTCCATGAG
The Aureibacter tunicatorum DNA segment above includes these coding regions:
- a CDS encoding glycerate kinase; protein product: MIKNVLISPDKFKECLSALEVSEAIAEGIKRFDSSIHTIIKPMADGGDGTLSVLAQAYNASYKYFDVSDPLNRKISVPMAILNKSHRKIGVIEMAKASGLALLKQNERDPNITSTLGTGELIAKALHENCDEIIVGIGGSATNDAGAGALHALGVQFINRDDKLFIPTGRTLDQIKSIHFENLNPKLENTQLKIACDVSNPFYGPQGATYTFAPQKGAPNTGLAKLDKGMQHFADLLKEKNHDLQSIKGSGAGGGIAGGLFVIGGELQKGFDLISKAVDLENDVHQADLVFTGEGKVDASSAKGKVISGIGKLCQKYDKTAVALTGKLEDGYEEIFNHGISSAFSIQNQPMSLNDSFQQSSKLLSNVSENIIRLLSKK
- a CDS encoding lipocalin family protein, with the translated sequence MKIIRWAILLLAGFVLVAFRKKAKKLETDLETVPYVDLEKYQGVWYEIASFPARFEKGCSNVSAEYTLNMEKGYVTVENKCYLASKNKWKSIRGRAFPVEDSGNSKLKVRFFWPFLGDYWIVALDEEDYAYAAVASPDYKYLWILSREKVMDEGVYQELLRELQAMNFDIFQLRKTDQSMIEE
- a CDS encoding MFS transporter, producing MSVFKKFPRTFWVANVMELFERWAWYGIFASLAVYMVTPVSQGGLEWSQVEKSRVISIITGALYFLPIITGTLADRIGYKKVLIASYAIMCVGYYSMAYITDFWPFVMAFGFMAFGAALFKPVISATISKTTTTENSSIGFGIFYMIVNIGGFLGPIATMSLIKGDGGWTMMFIASAISISINIILVLFFFKEPERDENAAQEPLGELISKSFKNIFEALSDIKLTILLVIFVFFWTVFNQIYYTLPNFIVQWIDTRSIITSVEGFSPWLAEWMTDKNGQVAFQLFTNMNSLAIILLQLIISSAVARMRAINSMISGILVCGVGIGFSMLTNNPYYVVVGIIFFSIGEMASSPKFTEYVGSLAPNEKKGLYMGTSFLPHFVGNIFAGFISGDLYEVLSDKVKLTQKFAAEKGLEISTDLPNDVFFNKVAESMGMTDAQLTQTLWDTYNPGSITYIIFALAIFTVTCLFFYDKFLLRPQVKEKEAVSA